The DNA segment GGCCGACATCGCCGCCGTCCTCGATCTGATCGCCGGCCACGCCGAGCAGTACCTGGGAGAGTCCCTTGACCGCGCTTCCTGAAGCCAGCCCCGTCCTTGACTTCGTGGGGATCGGCCTCGGCCCCTTCAACCTCGGCCTGGCCTGCCTCACCGAGCCCATCGAGGAACTGAACGGCGTCTTCCTCGACTCCAAGCCCGACTTCGAGTGGCACGCCGGGATGTTCCTGGACGGCGCCCACCTCCAGACGCCGTTCATGTCGGACCTGGTCACCCTGGCCGACCCGACCTCGCCGTACTCCTTCCTCAACTACCTGAAGGAGAAGGGCCGGCTGTACTCGTTCTACATCCGGGAGAACTTCTACCCGCTGCGCGTCGAGTACGACGACTACTGCCGCTGGGCCGCGAACAAGCTGACCAGCGTCCGCTTCAGCACCACGGTCACCGAAGTGACGTACGAGGACGGCGTGTACGCGGTGCGCACCGACACCGGTGACACCTACCCCGCCAGGCACCTGGTCCTCGGCACCGGCACCCCGCCGTACATCCCGGAGGCGTGCGAGGGCCTGGGCGGCGACTTCATCCACAACTCCCGCTACCTCGCCACCAAGGCGGAGCTGCAGAGGAAGCGCTCCATCACACTGGTCGGCAGCGGGCAGTCGGCCGCCGAGATCTACCACGACCTCCTCAGCGAGATCGACGTCCACGGCTACCGGCTCAACTGGGTCACCCGTTCCCCGAGGTTCTTCCCGCTGGAGTACACCAAGCTCACGCTGGAGATGACCTCCCCGGAGTACATCGACTACTTCCACGCGCTCCCCGAGGACACCCGCTACCGGATCACCGCCCAGCAGAAGGGCCTGTTCAAGGGCATCGACGGCGAGCTGATCAACGAGATCTTCGACCTGCTCTACCAGAAGAACCTCGGCGGCCCGATCCAGACCCGCCTGCTCACCAACTCCGCGCTCAACAGCGCCACTTACGAGAACGGCACCTACACCCTCGCCCTCCGCCAGGAGGAACAGGGCAAGGACTACGAGCTGGACAGCGAGGGCCTGGTGCTGGCCACCGGCTACCAGTACCGCGAGCCGGAGTTCCTGAAGCCGGTCCGCGACCGCCTGCGCTACGACGGCCACGGCAACTTCGACCTCGGCCGCAACTACGCCATAGACGTCACCGGCCGCGGCGTCTTCCTCCAGAACGCCGGCGTCCACACCCACAGCATCACCAGCCCCGACCTGGGCATGGGCGCCTACCGCAACGCCTCCATCATCCGCGAGCTGCTCGGCTCGGAGTACTACCCGGTGGAGAAGACCATCGCTTTCCAGGAGTTCGCCGTATGACCTTCACGATCCGCCCGCTCGACCCCCTGAAGGACGCGAGCCTGGTGCACGGCTGGGTGACCGATGCGAAGGCCGGGTTCTGGATGATGCAGGACGCGAAACTGGTGGACGTCGAGCGTGCCTACATGGAGATCGCGGCCGACGAGCACCACCACGCCTTCCTCGGGCTGGACGACGGGGTGCCGGTGTTCCTGATGGAGAGCTACGACCCCGCGCACCGCGAGCTGGCCGGGCTGTACGAGGCGCGGCCGGGCGATGTCGGGATGCACTTCCTGGTGGCGCCCACGGACACGCCCGTGCACGGGTTCACCCGGCGGGTCATCACCGCTGTGATGGCGCACCTGTTCGCCGACCCGGGCACCCGGCGGGTCGTGGTGGAGCCCGATGTGCGCAACACCGCCGTGCACAAGCTGAACGAGGCCGTCGGGTTCGTGCCCGAGGGCGAGATAGAGAAGCCGGAGAAGCGCGCCTTGCTGAGTTTCTGCACCCGGGACCGGTTCGAGGCGGCGACGGGGGTGGCGGCATGACCCTCGCCGACTCCGTGGCCCACCTCTCCCCCGAGCGCTGGGACCTGGCCAACCGCCTGCTGCTCCGCAAGGCCCTCGCCGAGTTCGCGCACGAGCGCCTGCTCACCCCGGAGGCCGAGGGTGACACGTACGTCGTCCGCAGCGACGACAAGCTCACCTCGTACCGCTTCTCCGCCGTGCGCCGGGGCCTGGACCACTGGCAGGTGGACGCCGACTCGATCAGCCGCAGCCGGGAGGGCGCCGAACTGCCGCTCGCCGCGCTGGACTTCTTCATCGAGCTGAAGGAGACCCTGGGGCTCAGCGACGAGATCCTGCCGATGTACCTGGAGGAGATCTCCTCCACCCTGTCCGGCACCTGCTACAAGCTGACCAAGCCCCGCGTCAGCGCGAGGGAACTGGCCGGCGCCTCGTTCCAGGACATCGAGACCGGGATGACCGAGGGCCATCCCTGCTTCGTGGCCAACAACGGGCGGCTCGGCTTCGGCGTCCAGGAGTACCTGGCGTACGCGCCGGAGACCGCGAGCCCGGTGAGACTGGTCTGGCTGGCCGCGCACCGCTCGCGCGCCGCCTTCACCGCCGGCGCGGGCGTCGAGTACGAGGAGTTCTTCCGGCGCGAGCTGGGCGAGGCCACCCTGGAGCGGTTCCGGGGCGTGCTCACCGGCCAGGGCCTCGACGCGGACGACTATCTGCTGATCCCGGTCCACCCCTGGCAGTGGTGGAACAAGCTGAGCGTGACCTTCGCCGCCGAGGTGGCCCGCCGCAACCTGGTGTGCCTGGGCGAGGGCGACGACGAGTACCTGGCCCAGCAGTCCATCCGGACGTTCTTCAACCGGACGCATCCCGGGAAGAACTATGTGAAGACGGCGCTGTCCGTGCTCAACATGGGCTTCATGCGCGGTCTGTCGGCCGCGTACATGGAGGCGACCCCGGCGATCAACGACTGGCTGGCCCGGCTGATCGAGAACGACCCGGTGCTCTCCGCGACCGGCCTCACGATCATCCGCGAGCAGGCCGCCGTCGGCTACCGGCACCTGGAGTACGAGCGGGCCACCGACCGCTACTCCCCCTACCGCAAGATGCTGGCCGCGCTGTGGCGCGAGTCCCCGGTGTCCCGCCTCGCCGAGGGCGAGTCGCTGGCGACGATGGCCGCCCTGCTGCACACCGACCACGACGGCGCCTCGTTCGCGGGCGCGCTGATCGAGCGCTCGGGGCAGGCACCCGCCGACTGGCTGCGCGGCTATCTGCGGGCCTACTACGTGCCGCTGCTGCACAGCTTCTACGCCTACGACCTGGTGTTCATGCCGCACGGCGAGAACGTCATCCTGGTGCTGGAGGACGGCGCGGTCCGGCGCGCGGTGTACAAGGACATCGCCGAGGAGATCGCCGTGATGGACCCGGACGCGGCCCTGCCGCCGGAGGTCCGCCGCATCCGGGTGGAGGTGCCCGAGGACAAGAAGCTGCTGTCGATCTTCACGGACGTGTTCGACTGCTTCTTCCGCTTCCTCGCCGCCAACCTGGCCGCCGACGGCGTGCTGACCGAGGACCGGTTCTGGGACGCGGTCGCGGAGATCACCCGCGAGTACCAGGAGGCGAACCCGCAGCTCGCGGAGAAGTTCGAGCGGTACGACATGTTCGCCCCGGACTTCGCGCTCTCCTGCCTGAACCGGCTCCAGCTGCGCAACAACAAGCAGATGGTGGACCTCGCCGACCCGTCCGGCGCGCTCCAGCTCATCGGCACCCTGGAGAACCCGCTCGCCGGGCGCTAGCGCCGCCTGCGCGAAGACCACGGGCACCCCGGAGACGGTCCTCCGGGGTGCCCGTACCCCTGTCACCGTGCTGTCAGCCCGTCGGCCAGGGGACCTCCGGTGAGCGGTAGTAGTTGATGCCGAGGGCGTCCCAGCGCGGGGCCTGCGCGGCCAGCCGCACCCGGTAGGCGTCCCAGTCGTGGGTGGCGGCCGGTGACCAGCCCAGCTCCGCCGCGCCCGGCAGCCGGGGGAACGCCATGTACTCGAGGTCGGGGGACTTCTTCAGCGTCTCCGACCACAGCGGAGCCTCCACACCCCTGACCGCCGAGGCGGGCGCCCCGTCGAGATAGGCGCCCGGGTCCCAGTCGTAGGACCGCCGCACCTCCACCAGGCCGGCCCAGTCCAGGCCGAGCGGGGTGTCCTTGGTGTACTTCATGTCGAGGTAGACCCGGTCGGCCGGGGACAGGATCAGCCCGGTGCCGTTCCGCGCGGCCTCGGCGACCTGTGCCTTCTCGGCCGCGCTGGTGCGGTCCAGGCCCCAGTACTGGGCGAGGGCGCCCTTGACCGGGTGGGCGCCGGTGAGCTGGTGCCACCCGATGACCTTCTTGCCGTACTTGGCGACGAGCGGCTGCACCCGGTCCATGAAGGTGACGTAGTCCGCGTGGCTGGTGGAGTGCGCCTCGTCACCGCCGATGTGCAGATAGCGGCCCGGGGTGAGCGCGGCCAGCTCGCGGATCACGCCGTCCACGAAGTCGTAGGTGACCTGCTTGGACACGCACAGCGAGCTGAAGCCGACCTGGGTGCCGGTGTAGAGCGGGGGCGCCACGCCGTCGCAGTTCAGCTGGGCGTAGGAGGCGAGGGCGGCGTTGGTGTGGCCGGGCATGTCGATCTCGGGGACGACCTCCAGATAGCGGCCGGCCGCGTACCGGACGATCTCCCGGTAGTCGGCCTTGCTGTAGTGGCCGCCCTTGCCGCCGCCGACCTCGGTGGAGCCGCCGTACGCGGCCAGGCGCGGCCAGGAGTCGACGGCGATGCGCCAGCCCTGGTCGTCGCTGAGGTGCAGATGCA comes from the Streptomyces seoulensis genome and includes:
- a CDS encoding lysine N(6)-hydroxylase/L-ornithine N(5)-oxygenase family protein, with translation MTALPEASPVLDFVGIGLGPFNLGLACLTEPIEELNGVFLDSKPDFEWHAGMFLDGAHLQTPFMSDLVTLADPTSPYSFLNYLKEKGRLYSFYIRENFYPLRVEYDDYCRWAANKLTSVRFSTTVTEVTYEDGVYAVRTDTGDTYPARHLVLGTGTPPYIPEACEGLGGDFIHNSRYLATKAELQRKRSITLVGSGQSAAEIYHDLLSEIDVHGYRLNWVTRSPRFFPLEYTKLTLEMTSPEYIDYFHALPEDTRYRITAQQKGLFKGIDGELINEIFDLLYQKNLGGPIQTRLLTNSALNSATYENGTYTLALRQEEQGKDYELDSEGLVLATGYQYREPEFLKPVRDRLRYDGHGNFDLGRNYAIDVTGRGVFLQNAGVHTHSITSPDLGMGAYRNASIIRELLGSEYYPVEKTIAFQEFAV
- a CDS encoding GNAT family N-acetyltransferase; the encoded protein is MTFTIRPLDPLKDASLVHGWVTDAKAGFWMMQDAKLVDVERAYMEIAADEHHHAFLGLDDGVPVFLMESYDPAHRELAGLYEARPGDVGMHFLVAPTDTPVHGFTRRVITAVMAHLFADPGTRRVVVEPDVRNTAVHKLNEAVGFVPEGEIEKPEKRALLSFCTRDRFEAATGVAA
- a CDS encoding IucA/IucC family protein, with protein sequence MTLADSVAHLSPERWDLANRLLLRKALAEFAHERLLTPEAEGDTYVVRSDDKLTSYRFSAVRRGLDHWQVDADSISRSREGAELPLAALDFFIELKETLGLSDEILPMYLEEISSTLSGTCYKLTKPRVSARELAGASFQDIETGMTEGHPCFVANNGRLGFGVQEYLAYAPETASPVRLVWLAAHRSRAAFTAGAGVEYEEFFRRELGEATLERFRGVLTGQGLDADDYLLIPVHPWQWWNKLSVTFAAEVARRNLVCLGEGDDEYLAQQSIRTFFNRTHPGKNYVKTALSVLNMGFMRGLSAAYMEATPAINDWLARLIENDPVLSATGLTIIREQAAVGYRHLEYERATDRYSPYRKMLAALWRESPVSRLAEGESLATMAALLHTDHDGASFAGALIERSGQAPADWLRGYLRAYYVPLLHSFYAYDLVFMPHGENVILVLEDGAVRRAVYKDIAEEIAVMDPDAALPPEVRRIRVEVPEDKKLLSIFTDVFDCFFRFLAANLAADGVLTEDRFWDAVAEITREYQEANPQLAEKFERYDMFAPDFALSCLNRLQLRNNKQMVDLADPSGALQLIGTLENPLAGR
- a CDS encoding beta-N-acetylhexosaminidase — its product is MRRHHGTTPRTNRTNRILGSLLLVATAGVFTLAADPVAQAAAPPALDRVIPAPASVRPGGTPYRITRATAVRVDGSAEVRRIGAYLTGILRPSTGYPLPLTDHGGRGGIRLHLQKGDFGAEGYRLHSGAGGVTITAAAPAGLFHGVQTLRQLLPAAVERKTVQPGPWRIAGGTVEDRPRYAYRGAMLDVSRHFLSVAQVKRYIDQLALYKINELHLHLSDDQGWRIAVDSWPRLAAYGGSTEVGGGKGGHYSKADYREIVRYAAGRYLEVVPEIDMPGHTNAALASYAQLNCDGVAPPLYTGTQVGFSSLCVSKQVTYDFVDGVIRELAALTPGRYLHIGGDEAHSTSHADYVTFMDRVQPLVAKYGKKVIGWHQLTGAHPVKGALAQYWGLDRTSAAEKAQVAEAARNGTGLILSPADRVYLDMKYTKDTPLGLDWAGLVEVRRSYDWDPGAYLDGAPASAVRGVEAPLWSETLKKSPDLEYMAFPRLPGAAELGWSPAATHDWDAYRVRLAAQAPRWDALGINYYRSPEVPWPTG